GGTTTCAGCCACTCACCCACCTCTCCGGTTCTTCGGCTGAATTCATGCATCGAAAGCATATCACAAACGATGCTTAAAATGAATGTGGGCGCAAAAGTATAAAATACCCCAATAACACGAACTATAGTCATGGCGAAAAAAGCTGCTGTTCGGCTTTTCTTATTTTTGCTGGCAAACGAACACATTTTTATGCGCTCAACATTATTTTACGCACTTCTATTTCTGACAGTGTTTATTACATCTTGTGAAGAAGCCTATGAAACTTCTGGTAAATCAGAGCGCGCAAGAATTGCTATAACCTCAGATCCTGATGCCATACACCCTGTATTGTATCGAACCATCAATGCGCAATCCATCAACGATTTGGTTTTTCAAAAGCTTATGCAAACCGATCCCGCGACCCATGAACCAGTTCCGGTACTTGCATCAGCCCTCCCTACGATAGCACCATACCACGACTCTTTAATTCGTATTACTTACGATATCAAGAGCAATGCTGCTTGGACTGATGAAACACCCGTTACTGCCGAAGATGTGGTTTTCACTTTTAAGGCTACTGTGATGCCGGGGGTGCGCGCAGAAGGCAAACGCGATTTTCTCCGGGGCATCCAATCAATTTATGCGGATAGCACCAATGAAAAACGCGTTCACTTTGTGTGTGAACACAATCTGAGGACTACCTACGCTACAGGAGCCGAACTTGGCATTCTACCGGCTCACCTCTACGATACAGAAGGTTTGATTAAGGATATATCGTTCAGCGAAATTATCCGTCACACCGGCAACGAGGAGTTGCCCGAAAACTGGCAACTGTTTGCGGAAACTTTCAACCACAGCAGGTTTTCCAGGGACCCCGACTACGTGCAGGGCTCAGGCCCTTACCAACTCACAAACTGGACAAGCGGACAATCTCTACTTCTCACCCGAAAAGAAAACTGGTGGGGTAAGAAGACCGAGAAAACACTTTGCTACTTTCAAAATTACCCTCTTGAAATCAAGTACTTTATTATCGCTGAACCTACAGCAATTATCAAGGCGGCAAAAAATGACCAAATCGATGTCGGGCCAATTCTTAGGTCTCAGGATTATTACGATTTACAGGACAATCCCATTTTTCTGAAATCCTTCAAACTTGCCAGCACACCTGAACTTTCAACCAATATCATCCTGATGAATGGCTGCAAACCCATTCTGGCAGATGTAAAGGTTCGCAAGGCATTGGCTCACTTATTTGATGTTCAAACCTATATCAATGTGGTTCAAAAAGGAAGTGGCACGCAAGTAACCGGGCCGCTTCATAACAGCAAGCCAGGCTACCACGGCGGAATCGAACCTTATCCTTTCGATGCACAAATAGCCGCTCAAATGCTTGAAGAGGCCGGATGGACTGATAGCGATGGTGACGGAATTCGGGATAAGGTAATTGACGGCGTAAAAACCGACCTTGTTCTTGAATACCTGTACCACACAGGACATGAAGGCCGTCGCAACGCAGGGATGATGCTGCAGGATTGGGCAAGGGCTGCAGGTGTTCGCATAGAGGTGAGAAACGACGAGTGGCTGGTATTTATTGAACGCCTTATGGCTGGTGACTTTGACCTGGCCTTTTTCTCATGGACAGATGAGCACGCGCCAACAGACCCAACTCCCGTTTATCACAGCAGCGCCATCGAGAATGGTTACAATTTTAACTGTTACAGTAGTCCCGTTGCAGACTCCCTCATTGAAGCTATCGCAAATGCCCAAAACCAAAAGCAATATGAGGAAAACTGGAGGGAGCTTCAGGTAGCATTGCACAACGATGTGCCCAATATTTTTCTTTCAACCAACCAGTCAAGAATTTTTGTTTCAAGAAGGTTTTCGGGATTTGCCCCTATGACTATTCCTCCCGGTTACTTCGCGGGCAGCTTGAAGCCGGCCCAATAGAACTCACATCCATGGCATGGCGAACCTTGAAGCGACTTCTGTACTGGTTTCCAGGTTTGTTTTTGGTTTGTTTGTTGGGCTTTGTACTGATACAAGTCTCTCCCGGCGACCCAGTGCTTGCCCGGTTGAATCTCGCCCCTCACGCTGGCTCCGCGCACGAAAGCATCTATGAAACATCTGCCTATCAAACCACACGCGTTGCCCTTGGTTTAGACCGTCCACCTTTCTACCTCAGTGCAACTCCATCCACAGTACCCGACACGCTGGGGGCCATTGCACACCCGGGCAGACGCAAAGCCTTAAAGGCTCTTAGTATGCGTTTGGGCGGTTCTGAGAAAGTTCTGGATTGGTACCACACCCACAATGAATTACGGATTCATTTGGCTAAAAGTGAATCGGCTATGGTTCAGCGACTGGCCTCCGACATTCTCCTTCAAAGCAATTTGCAGGAAATTCTTAGAAGATACCAGCTATTATCAGAAGGGTGTGAAAAGGCTGAAAATACTGCCTTGGTGATGAAAGTGGCGGTCGTTGCCGCAAAACTCAATGAAAATCAACAAAGCTGGAAGAGCTTTATTCCCGTATTCCAATGGCACGGTATTGACAATCAATTTCACCGATGGTTGCTGGGGCATAAAGGTGAGGGAGGGTTGATTCGGGGAGATTTTGGACGTTCATACAGAGACAATCAACCCGTAGCACCCATCTTAGCAAATGCATTTTCGCAAACCTTGCTATTGGCCGTAGCGGCATGGTTGCTCATGTTTGTTGTTGCCGTTCCTGCGGGATTGAAGCTTGCACAGATTGATTCACCCGGAAAGTCCCGTTTCTGGCTGTACCTTCTGTTGGTATTGTACTCCATCCCCGGCTATTGGCTGGGAACCCTGATGCTCACATTTCTGTGCAGCCCGGACTTTTTAAACTGGTTCCCGGTAGCATACAAACTCATGGACATCCCTGAGAACGCGTCGTGGTTTAGCAGGCAACTTATCATCATGTATCACCTTATACTACCTGTAACCTGCTGGACCGCTGCCGGCGCAGCTTTCATTGCCATCCAAACAAGGAAGGAAGCCAGAGCCATCATGCGCAGCAGAGGCTACCTCGGGGCAAAATCGCGAGGGCTTTCCGAGAAGCAACTCATGACAAACCACGTTGCCCCGCGAGCCCTGATTCCGGCAATCGGTTGGCTGGGAGGATTGATTCCCGCTTCACTTTCGGGAGCTGTCGCCATTGAACTCATTTTCTCC
The sequence above is a segment of the Cryomorphaceae bacterium genome. Coding sequences within it:
- a CDS encoding ABC transporter permease, translating into MAWRTLKRLLYWFPGLFLVCLLGFVLIQVSPGDPVLARLNLAPHAGSAHESIYETSAYQTTRVALGLDRPPFYLSATPSTVPDTLGAIAHPGRRKALKALSMRLGGSEKVLDWYHTHNELRIHLAKSESAMVQRLASDILLQSNLQEILRRYQLLSEGCEKAENTALVMKVAVVAAKLNENQQSWKSFIPVFQWHGIDNQFHRWLLGHKGEGGLIRGDFGRSYRDNQPVAPILANAFSQTLLLAVAAWLLMFVVAVPAGLKLAQIDSPGKSRFWLYLLLVLYSIPGYWLGTLMLTFLCSPDFLNWFPVAYKLMDIPENASWFSRQLIIMYHLILPVTCWTAAGAAFIAIQTRKEARAIMRSRGYLGAKSRGLSEKQLMTNHVAPRALIPAIGWLGGLIPASLSGAVAIELIFSINGMGNLAFQSFHARDYPVVMAIIFIAALTTLIGTVVSDILLHYIDPRTREMATK